The DNA sequence ATTGGTTATAGTTTAGATTTGAAGTGATTCTCTGATTACTGAATTTCTGTTTTTGAGGGAATTGAAGTGATCGCTGTGGTTTCGTTTTGATTCGAGCCATTGTTGAGGTGTTTTACTTTCAGAAGATTTTGAGAATTGGTTATAGTTTAGATTTGAAGTGATTCTCTGATTACTGAATTTCTGTTTTTGAGGGAATTGAAGTGATCGCTGTGGTTTCGTTTTGATTCGAGCCATTagttttagtttagttttgtTTCGATAGAGGTAGTTTTTTTGGCGTTTCTGTGATAATAGGCTTTAAGTTCTGAAGTTTGAGAAATTGGTATACTGTGATTTGCTGTGCCTTGAATGACGAGGTGTATTGAAGGATTATATCAGTGAAGATGGTGCTTTTAGGCAGTCAAATGAGTAATATAATGTGATATGTTGAATGAATTTCATCCTGTCAATTTTTACACCTTTTTTTGCTATACCTTCATTTTTGTTTCACTGAAAGATAGcctgaaacaaaaaatttgtaGTGCTCTCTTACTTAAGATAGATATGGGTGAAGCTGTCGAAtggatatttttgtttttatataaaaaggtTGGATTTTTTTCATCCTCTGCATCTTTAAGGGGCTGTGATGGTCTTCGCAATGTGAATAACATACTACCATTTGAGCTCCAGTTTCCAAATTGGGACTTCAAAACTGTTTCAGTTTCTATTTATAGTTTGATTATTAGTTGTTTTCATGATATCCTCTGTTATGAGCGTCCTTTGTGATAGCCTATTAGCCTTgctttttgacaattttgccATTCTTTCAGGTGCACCATGATATGACTGGTCCTCTTtctcattattttatatacacgGGCCATAATTCCTATTTGACGGGGAATCAACTAAGTAGTGATTGTAGTGATGTTCCCATTATAAATGCATTGCATAGAGGCGTCAGAGTTATTGAATTGGACATATGGCCAAATTCTGCTGGTGATAATGTCAATGTTCTTCATGGAAGGTATGCATTACTTACACATCTCGTTTGGGTTTTCCTATTATTGTATAGAATTCTGTAAATAAGCTTAATTCAAAATGTACTAATCATTAACATAATTGAGGTTTTAGTTCAAAAAATGGCTTAACTGATTGAAGTTTTATCTTGTTTGAAATGATAGAGGGCATTTACACCTTTTAACATGAATTCCATCTTGATCACATGATTTAGAAATCTTATGAATATTTCAGTTGAATTGCACTGTATCAACCAGTGAAACATATCTACAACAATGCTGAGAATAAATACGAAACATAAGCTTTGTTTCTGTAAAgatggaaaagaaaataggatATTGCTGTACTCTGTACTTTTGCAACTTTTTATTGAAATGTTCTAATGGTTCAGACTGCATAACTAACATAATATGGATGTAAACAGATGCTAAGTAACTGTCAGTATTATCTGCAAAGTTTTCTTCAAACTGCTGTAGCAAGTACATCCATTTCCAGtatattattttccatttgGAAAATTGTAGAATTCCATGAAAAGGGGGATACAGATAATTCATTTCTGTTCATTCTCTAGAGGATTATTATATGTGCTGAAAAAGCAGTAATGCAGCTTTCGAGCATATCTTTGTGTTATCTGAGTGATATGTATTGTTATCACCTTGTTATACACTTATACTTCCTTTTATTGTACTTGTTAAGGACGCTAACCACTCCTGTTGAGCTCATCAAATGTTTGAGGTCGATCAAGGAAAATGCGTTTGTTGCATCTGAATATCCCCTTGTAATTACATTAGAAGATCATCTTACTCCAGATCTTCAGGCTAAAGTGGCTGAGGTATGTATGTGGAGCTTTTATGGGAAATTAAGTAATTTTTCTGTGTGTAATCACTTCTCCTCTTACTGAATCTAGATGATCAATGAAACTTTTGGCGACATCCTGTTTGCCCCTGGTTCAGAATGTTTGAAAGATTTCCCTTCCCCTGAACATCTGAAGAAAAGGGTTATTATATCGACCAAACCACCAAAAGAGTACTTAAAGGCCAAGGATGTTAAAGTACAAGAGGGTgatttaaaaaaggaaaaggatgATGAAGCATGGGGAAGTGAGCCAAACTATGCTAAAAACGACAAGGTACTTATAAAGTTATTTATCTCTCAAGACTGAGTAAGGTCCGTCCTGTATATTTCTCAGTAGGCCATAATTTTTCTTGTAGGATGATGAAGATGGGGAGGacgatgaagatgatgaagaggaTACTCAGGAACAACAAAATGAAGCCCCAGAATACCGGCAGTTGATTGCTATTCATGCTGGAAAGGGGAAGGGTGGAATGCAGGACTGGCTGAGGGTTGACCCTGATAAAGTGAGACGTCTTAGCTTGAGCGAGCAAGAGCTTGAGAAGGCCATTGTAGATTATGGAAGAGATATTGTCAGGTGATTTGCACTTAAAAATAGGGCATTATAGTGCGTGATTTCTAGTAATCTAGGTGTGAAGAGATTCTGTTAGAATGTGGTATACATTTGAAATCACCCATTCGAAATTAAAATCTGAAATCTCAGCCATTAACAAGTAAAGCAAGCAAAGGCCATGGTAGGATGTATACATTGCCTTAAGCATAGTTTCACCTCACTCTCCCTATAGACTACTCTTTGATGTTTATAGAGCTCGTATTGGCAAACAAGTGTGACCATTTAAATGTAATTATCCATTGATTTCTACAAGTGTTACACATGAGATTGAAACCAATTGATAACTTAACTGGTATATATAAAGTCTGCAAGTCGTAGCATGAAAGAGCTAATAAATCACTCTCCCTGACGTTAACCTCTCCAACGGTGTCTCATGTATAGCCTCCTCAAAGGTATTAATTCGGAGAAAGCTAATGTGTATGAATACTGGCAGTCTTAGGCATTTTCTGAACCTTATATATCATATTTCTGTTCTTCAGGTTTACCCAAAGGAACTTGCTTAGAGTATACCCTAAGGGTATACGTTTTGATTCATCCAATTACAATCCCCTAATTGCATGGTCACATGGAGCTCAAATGGTTGCATTCAACATGCAGGTTGGTTATTGACTCACAAGAAACTCCAATTACAATCCCCaaagtttttgttttctcttcatcttgtTTAATAGTAATTTCAATACCTGTGTAGTACCAATAAGTCCAACTTTCAGTTGAAAGACTTAAATGTTTATTGTTTCTATGTAGTTATACTACTGTCTAGATTTGAACATATATGtacgagaaataaataaacagtGCAACAGTTATGGCACAATGTAGTGTTATCACTGTGCACCCGCAAGATATATCTTTCAGCAGCAACCTTAGAATGTGcgaaaaatattttggttCTATCACTGACATGTTATTACTGCCTCTCAGGGTTATGGAAGATCCCTTTGGGTGATGCATGGCATGTTCAGGGCCAATGGTGGTTGCGGATATGTTAAAAAGCCTGACATTTTGTTGAAACCTAATGCATACGGCGAGGTCTTTGATCCTAATGCATCATTACCTGTCAAAACAACTTTGAGGGTAGGCTGAAAATGCTTATAGCTTTTGACTCTGCGTGTGCGTTTTTGGTTAATTACTTAATTGACTGAACCTTTATACATTTGGCATATAAAACAGGTGACTGTT is a window from the Salvia hispanica cultivar TCC Black 2014 chromosome 1, UniMelb_Shisp_WGS_1.0, whole genome shotgun sequence genome containing:
- the LOC125202222 gene encoding phosphoinositide phospholipase C 2-like; the protein is MSSKQTYRVCFCFRRRFRLAASEAPPDVKQLFAEYSENGVMDAEHLRRFMENVQQQKDATVEDAQAVIDSLKHLSIFHRRGFNLEGFFKYLFADDNSPINTKLGVHHDMTGPLSHYFIYTGHNSYLTGNQLSSDCSDVPIINALHRGVRVIELDIWPNSAGDNVNVLHGRTLTTPVELIKCLRSIKENAFVASEYPLVITLEDHLTPDLQAKVAEMINETFGDILFAPGSECLKDFPSPEHLKKRVIISTKPPKEYLKAKDVKVQEGDLKKEKDDEAWGSEPNYAKNDKDDEDGEDDEDDEEDTQEQQNEAPEYRQLIAIHAGKGKGGMQDWLRVDPDKVRRLSLSEQELEKAIVDYGRDIVRFTQRNLLRVYPKGIRFDSSNYNPLIAWSHGAQMVAFNMQGYGRSLWVMHGMFRANGGCGYVKKPDILLKPNAYGEVFDPNASLPVKTTLRVTVYMGEGWYYDFRHTHFDTYSPPDFYARVGIAGVPADTIMKKTKTLEDNWIPNWDEVFEFPLRVPELALLRIEVHEYDMSEKDDFAGQTCLPVTELCKGIRAVPLHNRKGVKYNSVKLLMRFEFV